The following proteins are co-located in the Streptomyces sp. NBC_00435 genome:
- a CDS encoding LysR family transcriptional regulator: protein MIEARHLRVLRAVAGTGSFSAAARELGCTQPAVSQQMKALEQTAGTPLLIRTGREMRLTQAGEALVRHAAGILAGLTAAEEEVAAIAGLRAGRVRLVSFPSGSSTLVPTALAAMRAEHPGTRISLVEAEPPRSVEMLREGDCDLALAFRYGGAAGSAGEWEDLVVRPLLTDRLVGLVPEGHRLAGAERVGMAELADEPWIAGCPRCRRHLVEVCEGVGFTPRIDFATDDYPAVVGLVGAGLGVAVLPELAVESVRAKGVSTLVVEPAVEREVVALTLPDLARVPAVAATLTELERAARR from the coding sequence GAACCGGGTCCTTCTCCGCCGCCGCCCGCGAGCTCGGCTGCACGCAGCCGGCCGTCTCCCAGCAGATGAAGGCGCTGGAGCAGACCGCCGGCACTCCACTGCTCATCCGCACCGGGCGCGAGATGCGCCTCACCCAGGCCGGTGAGGCGCTGGTCCGGCATGCCGCCGGGATCCTCGCCGGGCTGACCGCCGCGGAGGAGGAAGTGGCGGCCATCGCGGGGCTGCGGGCCGGCCGGGTCCGGCTCGTCTCGTTCCCCAGCGGTAGTTCCACGCTGGTGCCGACCGCGCTCGCCGCCATGCGCGCCGAGCATCCCGGGACGCGGATCTCGCTCGTCGAGGCCGAGCCGCCGCGCTCGGTGGAGATGCTGCGCGAGGGTGACTGCGACCTCGCGCTGGCCTTCCGCTACGGCGGCGCCGCCGGATCGGCGGGCGAGTGGGAGGACCTCGTGGTCCGGCCACTGCTGACCGACCGGCTCGTCGGGCTGGTGCCCGAGGGGCACCGGCTGGCGGGCGCGGAGCGGGTGGGCATGGCGGAGCTCGCCGACGAGCCCTGGATCGCGGGCTGTCCGCGCTGCCGCCGCCACCTGGTGGAGGTCTGCGAGGGCGTCGGCTTCACGCCGCGCATCGACTTCGCCACCGACGACTACCCGGCCGTGGTCGGCCTGGTCGGGGCGGGGCTCGGCGTCGCGGTGCTGCCGGAGCTCGCGGTGGAGTCCGTACGGGCCAAGGGCGTGAGCACCCTCGTCGTGGAACCGGCCGTCGAGCGGGAGGTCGTGGCGCTGACCCTGCCCGACCTGGCCCGGGTACCGGCCGTGGCCGCGACCCTGACCGAGCTGGAGCG